CCAGATCATactgtttctttttcttgcaCGGCCCTATCAAACCGGTCCATCCTAAGGATATCCTCCACAATCAGCCAGCCCCCCTCCCGTCTTTTGCAGTCCCTAGTGTGGGTTATCGAGCGGACTCGGTCAACCTCAAAGTTTGACGTAACGTTGCTCCACGGATTGTCGCCACACCATTGCACCGCACCGGCCATTGGCCAGCCTTGTTCCCAACCACCATCCGTCATCTAGACTGGCTGCACTGTATCCACGAAGAAGGCAACGACACCTACAGAGAACGACCGTGACAACTGTTGCTGCGTTCTCGTATTCAGTCTTCTCCTGCAGCTCAAAGGTGACACAGAACAGTCGCCGTTCTGTTTGTCGGTGGCTGCGCGgtctctctttcctcctgTGTCAGAAGCTAGAAACAAGCCAAACACTGCGCAAGCACGACTGCGCCTTCCTTCAATACCCTAATTCATATAAAACAGTCTTGGTCCCTACCTGACTTTATTTTCTTTGGTCAAAATCTctttgttttgttttctgaAACCCCCCTCCTTACTCACACGCAACCCCCATTCCATTCTTTTCACCATGCTGCCCACTTTCTtgttcgtcttcctccccctctcccttaCGCTGTCAACGGTCAATGCTGGTATCTGGCCAGCCCCCAAAAAACTCTCTACTGGCAAAAGTGTTCTTTTCATAAGCCAAACACTGGAAATCACATACAATGGGGGATCTGTACGCTGGCTTCCCTCTCCCAACccccccgacgacgagacaCAGCATACTGAGACCTTCTTTAACGTGCAGCTGCCATACACTTATGGCTACAACCCAGCTCCAGGACCGACCTTCAACAGCAAAGACATCGTACAAGGTGGTGTTTCACGCGCTATGGGCGCCATCTTCCAGCAGAACTTTGTCCCATGGAAGTTCCATAAGAAAAATAGCGAGTTCGAGCCGGACGTCTATGCGACGGACAAGAAATCGGTCAAATCGTTGCAGATTACACAAACCGGCGAGGACAACCCAAACACATTCAAGCCAGCTGCCGGTGAGGTCGATGAATCGTACGCGCTGAATGTTACGGTGGACGGCTCGGCTACACTTGTAGCCAAGTCTTCTACTGGCGTTCTGAGAGGGCTCGAGACGTTTGTTCAACTCTTTTACCAGCACACGTCGGGCACTTCCTGGTATACCCCGCTGGCACCCGTTGCAATCGAAGATGCGCCAGAGTATTCCCACCGTGGGATTCTTATCGATGTGGCGCGAAACTTCTTTCCGGTACAAGACATCATGAGGGTTATCGACGCCATGTCTTGGAATAAACTCAATCGGATCCACATCCATGTCACGGACTCACAGTCATGGCCACTTGACATTCCTGCGATGCCTGATCTGTCTGCGAAGGGCGCCTACCGGAAGGGTTTATCCTACACACCAGAGGACCTCACGAAGATTCAAGAATATGCAGTCCACCGTGGGATCGAGCCGATCATCGAGATCGACATGCCAGGCCACATAGGCTCTGTCTCTTTCGCATATCCTGAGCTTATTGTTGCCTACAATGAGAAGCCATACCACTGGTGGTGCGTGGAGCCGCCTTGCGGTGCCTTCAAAATGAACGATACCAGGGTTGATGATTTCTTGGACAAGTTGTTTGATGACCTCCTGCCAAGAGTCAGCCCCTACTCGGCATACTTCCACACTGGTGGCGATGAGCTGAACAAGAACGACTCGATGCTGGACGAGGGCATCAGGTCTAACTCGAGCGAGGTCTTGCAGCCTCTTCTGCAGAAGTTCATGGACAAGAACCACGCACGAATCCGCAAGCATGGACTTGTACC
The DNA window shown above is from Colletotrichum destructivum chromosome 2, complete sequence and carries:
- a CDS encoding Putative glycoside hydrolase family 20, catalytic domain, glycoside hydrolase superfamily, which gives rise to MLPTFLFVFLPLSLTLSTVNAGIWPAPKKLSTGKSVLFISQTLEITYNGGSVRWLPSPNPPDDETQHTETFFNVQLPYTYGYNPAPGPTFNSKDIVQGGVSRAMGAIFQQNFVPWKFHKKNSEFEPDVYATDKKSVKSLQITQTGEDNPNTFKPAAGEVDESYALNVTVDGSATLVAKSSTGVLRGLETFVQLFYQHTSGTSWYTPLAPVAIEDAPEYSHRGILIDVARNFFPVQDIMRVIDAMSWNKLNRIHIHVTDSQSWPLDIPAMPDLSAKGAYRKGLSYTPEDLTKIQEYAVHRGIEPIIEIDMPGHIGSVSFAYPELIVAYNEKPYHWWCVEPPCGAFKMNDTRVDDFLDKLFDDLLPRVSPYSAYFHTGGDELNKNDSMLDEGIRSNSSEVLQPLLQKFMDKNHARIRKHGLVPFVWEEMPLEWNITLGNDVVIQSWLGGDSVKTLTSRGHKVIDSNYNYWYADCGRGHWMNFDNGLAFETFFPFNDWCSPAKGWRLMYAHNPRANLTDEEAKLVLGGEVAAWSESIDPISIDGILWPRASAAGEVLWSGRQDSSGRNRSQYDAAPRLAEFRERMVARGVRSEPVQMTFCTQGDATECGYPM